One window of Canis lupus baileyi chromosome 21, mCanLup2.hap1, whole genome shotgun sequence genomic DNA carries:
- the STARD3NL gene encoding STARD3 N-terminal-like protein: MNPLQEDMENALTGSQSSHASLRDVHSINPTHLMARIESYEGREKKGISDVRRTFCLFVTFDLLFVTLLWIIELNVNGGIENTLEKEVVQYDYYSSYFDIFLLAVFRFKVLILAYAVCRLRHWWAIALTTAVTSAFLLAKVILSKLFSQGAFGYVLPIISFLLAWIETWFLDFKVLPQEAEEENRLLIVQDASERAALIPGGLSDGQFYSPPESEAGSEEEAEEKQDSEKPLLEL, from the exons ATGAACCCCCTGCAAGAAGACATGGAAAACGCTctcacagggagccagagctCTCACGCTTCTTTGCGCGACGTCCATTCCATCAACCCTACACACCTCATGGCCAGGATTGAATCCtatgaaggaagagagaagaaaggcatATCTGATGTCAGGAGgactttctgtttgtttgtcACCTTTGACCTCTTATTTGTAACATTACTGTGGATAATAGAGTTAAAT GTGAATGGAGGCATTGAGAACACATTAGAGAAGGAGGTGGTGCAGTATGACTACTACTCCTCTTATTTTGATATATTC CTTTTGGCAGTTTTTCGATTTAAAGTGTTAATACTTGCATATGCTGTATGCAGACTGCGCCATTGGTGGGCAATAGCG TTGACGACAGCAGTGACCAGTGCCTTTTTACTCGCAAAAGTGATCCTCTCAAAG CTTTTCTCTCAAGGGGCTTTCGGCTATGTGCTGcccatcatttccttcctcctggcCTGGATTGAGACCTGGTTCCTGGATTTCAAAGTCTTACCTCAAGAGGCAGAAGAGGAAAACA GACTCCTGATAGTTCAGGATGCTTCAGAGAGGGCAGCACTTATACCTGGTGGTCTTTCTGATGGTCAGTTTTATTCTCCTCCTGAATCCgaagcag